The genomic DNA TCGAGGGCGTCCTGTACTTGGACAAACCGATGAAGCTGCACACACTGTTCCAGACCATCACCCGCACAAACAGGCCATGGCGCAACCCGCAGACCGGCTTCGTCAAGAGATACGGCACCATCGTGGACTACGTCGGCCTCGGCGGAGCGTTCGCGCGCGCGATCGCTCCCAGCAACCCCGAGCACGCGCAACGGCAAATCGAGACGGACGGCCTACTGACAAGCCTGGAGGCAGCATTGCGCGAGATGCGGCGCCGGTTTGTTGGGATCGACCGGGACGGTTCAATGAATTCGCTGCAGTCGGCTCTGGAGCGTCTGCCCCAGAACAGCGAAGACCGCTCCGAGTATCGAGCTGAGTATCTCTACGCGCAGGGGCTGTGGGAGACGATCGCACCCGACGAGCAGCTCACAGCCTGGGAGTCCGACTACCGCTGGTACGCCCAGGTCTACGCAGCCATCCCCAGCGAAGCGGACGAGGACGACATCCTCTGGGAGCGGTTGGGACCGAAGACCCGCCAGCTCGTGCACGAGCACATGCGCAACCTCAGCGTCGACGACCGCAACATCGCCGTCGTGATCGCGGACGCCGAGACGATCCGAAAGATGACTGATTCCGGTCAGTTGCCGCCGGTTCTGATTGAGTACGAGGGCAGATCCGCGCAGGAGATCGTCGACGGCCTTACCGCCCGGATACGCAAGAAGCTCGAAGGTAACGGAACGAACACGGCAACGTACAGTTCGATCGCCGAACGCCTGGACCAACTGCGGCAAAGGGTGATCTCGGATGCGGATGATTCGATCGCGTGGCTAACGAAGCTGTTCGAGGTGGCCGCAGACCTGAAGACCGCCGAGGAGGCCGACGAGGACGGCGTGCTCGTCGACTTGCCGGACCCAAATGTCGGGATGCTCACCCGCATCTTCGAGGAGCACACCCCCGACGGGATGACTGTGATGGTCAGCCAGATTGCCGCAGAGGTCGACGCGCTCGTGCGCCATGCGGTGCACGAGAAGTGGACTACCAAGGAATCATCCATGAAGGCTGTCAAGCGCGAGCTTAATGCGCTATTTAAGAAGTACGCGCTGCCGCGAACGGGGGAACCCATGGAATCTGCCTGGAGGTACATCCTCAAGCACTACTGACACTAGTGAACGGTGTCGTGCCGATTCGAACAACCGCGAACAGATCCTGCAGCCTCCTCTTGCAGAGAGCGGCAGTAGCGCACAACCTCTTGATCCCGTCTGAACAGTGTTCCGTCGCACACAAAGGGCCAGTACTAGAGGCGACGCGGGTCCAGGGCTGGGACGGAGACCCCTTCGCGAACGACTGAGTGAGCCGCGGGACGATCTACTCCTACGTGCACCGGGGCTGCCGCAGCATCCGCAGCCGGAGGCATCCAACTCAGCCCCGCCCCAGCACCGCCCCCATAGCCGCAACCGCCTCGTCCAGAATCGGCCGCGGCGTAGCGAACACGACCCTCACATAGTCCTCATACCCGCGCCCGAGCAACCGCCCCTCGGTGAGCACGACCCCCGCCTGCTCGCGGAAGAACTCCGCCGGCGGTCCATCAATCCCCAGCGCCTTCGTATCGATCCACCCGATATAGGTCGCCTCCGGCGCCCGATACACCGCACCAGGCAGATGCTCCGAAACCAGCGATCCGAGCAGCGACCGCGATCCATCCAGATACGCGAGAACCCCGTCGAGCCACGGCTTCCCCAGTCGGTATGCGGCGGTCGACGCCACCACACCCAGCGTCGCCGCGCCGTGCTGCACCGAGAACCCGAACCCGCGGTAGAGCTCCTGGTCGGCGTCGTTCGAGGTGATCAGCTGCGCGGTCTTGAGCCCCGGTATGTTCCACGCCTTCGACGCGCTCGTGCCGGTCACGGTGTGCGCGGCCGTCGCATCCGACACCGACGCGTACGGGATGAACGGCCGCCCGTCGAAGCGCAGCGGCGCGTGGATCTCATCGGCGAACACCCGCCCGCCGTGCCGTTCGACGATCTCAGCGATGGCTTCCAACTCGGCCCGTGAAGCTACCGTGCCGGTGGGGTTGTGCGGGTTGCACAGCACGAGGGTGCGCGCACCGGCGGCGAACGCGTCATCGATGCGCTGCAGATCGTGCTGCCAGCGACCGTCGACCTCGACACCAGGAACCTCGATCACCGGATGCCCGATCGCGGGCAGGTACGAGAGGAACGGCATGTACGCCGGCGTCGGCACGATCACCGGCGACCCGGCCGGCGCGTACTCCTCGACGGCCACCCGGAGCACCGCCATCACATCGGAGACGGGATGCACACGCTCGGGATCAACCGCCCAGCCGTACTCGTCGCGCATCCAGTCCGACGTCGCGACACCGAGCTCCGCCGCCACCGGGGGCGAGAGGTAGCCGAGGTTCTCCTCGTCGATCGCGCGATGCATGGCCGCGGCGATCTCGGCGGCGACGCCGAAGTCCATCTCCGCCACCCAGGCGCCGATGCGTCCGGGGTGCAGACTCCACTTACGGCTCTCCGGCCGGTCGAGGTGGAACCGGGTCCGGGAGTCGAATGGATGCTGGGCTGTGCGCGTGCCGTCGTCGATCATGGCGGGCGGCTCTCAGCTCACTCGCCGACATCGACAGGCGGCGCTCACCAAAGAGGAGCCGGCCTCCGCGCGCTGGCCGAGACAGGACGAGCGACGCGGCTGATCGCCGGCGGTCGTGGTCTGGATCTCGGGCACGGGGCACTCCTTCGTCGCGGAACCCCCAATCTAGGGACGCCTCCGCGCCGCCGCACGTCTCATTTCCGTCCGTGACGTCAGGCAGGCTTGGAGTCGGTACCTATGGCGCGGTGGATGTGGCTGCGGGCGTGGGCGATCGCGGGCGCGAGGTCGGTGTAGAGGTGGTTGTGGTGACGGAGGGACGCGATCACGCCGATGCGGGTGGCGAGCTGCAGATGTTCGGGCGGGATCCCTTTGATGAGGACTGTGATCCCGCGGCGCTCGAGGGTGTGGACGAGTTCGGTGAGGACCTGGGCGCCCGTGGCATCGAGGACCTGCAGGCCGGAGAGGCGCAGGATCACCACGGACACGTTCTGGATGGCTCCGATGCCGGTGACGATGCGCTCGGCTGCGCCGAAAAACAGGGCCCCGTCGAGGCGGAACACAGCGATGCGTTCATCCCCGGGCTCCGCGGGCGGGGGAAGCTCTTCCCGGTGGACGCCAGCGGAGTTCGCGAGGCGGCGCAAGGTGAAGAACGCAGCGGCGAGGATGCCGATCCCAACGGCGTAGATGAGGTCGACGCTTACGGTGATCACCGCGGTGATCACGAATACAGCCGCGTCGGAGCGGGTGGAGCGGAGGATCGTGCGGACGGTGGTGAGGGAGATCATCCGGATTGCGGTCACCATCAGCACCCCCGACAGGGCAGCAAGGGGAATGATCGAGACAACGGTGCTGGCGACGTAGACGACGATCAACAGGATCAAGGAGTGGACGATGGCCGCGAGGCGGGTGCGGCCGCCGGAGCGGATGTTCACCGCCGTGCGAGCGATCGCGCCCGTCGCAGGCATCCCCCCGAACAGTCCGGATCCGAGGGAGGCGAGGCCCTGGCCGACGAGTTCCCGGTCGGCGTCGTACGGGCCGGTGTCGGAGATCGAGGCGGCGACTCGTGCGGACAGAAGCGACTCGATCGCCGCGAGCGCCGCGATCGTGAACGCCGGCCCCACCAGCGCCAGCACCGTCGCTGGATCCCCGATCGGGAGGATCGGGGCGGGCAGCGATGTGGGGAGTTCCCCGATCGTCGGCACCGGAACCCGGAACACCACAACCAGCACGGTGACCACGATGATCGCGATGATCGAGCCGGGGAGCGCCCGGTGCAGTTTCGGGGCCAGCACCATGATCGCCGCGACGCCAGCTGCGACGGCCAGCGACCACCACATCGGGCCCAGATCGACCGTCCCGGCTGCTTCGATGGCTGCGATAGCGGCGCTACTGCTGTGGCCGGCGACCACCCCGAGAGCAGCTGGGATCTGCTGCAGGAAGATGATGATCGCGATCCCCAGCGTGAAGCCCTCGATGACAGGCCACGGGATGAAGGTCACCCCGTTCCCCAGGCGCAGCATCCCCGCGAGGAGCACGATAGCCCCGGCCATCACGCACACCAAGGGGAGAACGGTGATCCCGTGAGTTGCGATCACCGGGCCGAGAACGACGACCATCGCCCCAGTGGGGCCGGAGACCTGCACGTTGGACCCACCGAAGACGGCCGCAATGACCCCGGCGATGATTGCGGTCACCAGACCGGAGGCGGCGCCTGCACCCGAGGACACCCCGAATGCCAGAGCGAGAGGCAGCGCCACGACGCCGACCGTCACGCCGGCGAGCAGATCTCGCCGCCACGACCGCGGGACCTCCCGGTAGTCCGCCCATCGGGGCAGCAGCCCGACCAGTCCTCGAGTCATCGGTGCGACCCTGGGATCTGTTACGCCGTGCCGGGGCGCGAAATGTCGGGAAGCGACGCGGCGGATACCAGCTGCTGCTGAGTCGAGTACAGCACCTCGGTCAGCAAGGCGCGGGCCGCGCCGAGAAGATCCACGACCTGTGGATGCGCCACCCGGTAGAACACCAGGCTTCCTCGACGTTCGGCTGAAACAAGATGATGCTTACGGAGCACCGACAGGTGCTGCGACAGATGCGACGCCTCCAGCCCCGTATCAGCCAGCAGGTCGGCCACCGAGGTCTCCGGTTGTGAAGACAGCACCTCCAGCACCCGCACCCGCACCGGATGCGAGAGCCCCTTGAACAGGTTCGCCTTCACTTCGTACAACGGACGCTGCGCACCCCACGTCTCCGCCACAAGAACACCTCCAGTTTGATGAATCCATCATATGATGGAAATACACATTCCTTGTTCGCACCGCTGCACCGATTGGACTTGCGATGAAGAACGCCTTCGCTCTCACCCTCACACTAGGGTTGCTGCTGTTCGGGATCTGGCTCCTCGGCACCGCGTTCTCCGCCGCAACCGGGCAGGCACTTGTCTTCATCGGCGGCCTGCTCTGCATTGCCCTGGCCTGGATGATCCCCCTGCTCATCCTTCCCTCCCGTGAACGACGCTAACCCCACCACACTGCACCGCGAGCTTCCGCACGTGCGCCGCGCCACCCTGACCTGCACATATCAGTCACCGACTGGGAAACCTATCCAGCTCCGCCGCGGGGCCCATGTCCACGTCGGCTCCCCCGATCACCCACGCCAAGGATTCGAGTTCGTCCTCACCGCCGACGGGCACGGATGGGTACCCGCACGCCACCTCACGAACGACCGCCCCACGGCCGTCATCCGCTTCGCCTACGACACCAGCGAACTCGATGCCACCGAGGGCGACCGCGTCACCGTCGTCGTCGACGACCCGCACACCGGGCAATCCTGGTGCCGCACCCGTGACGGGCGCGAAGGATGGCTCCCCCGCCACATGCTCGGCTGACCTCACCCGCCCTGCGGTGTGATGAGTTCATCATGCCGCGGTATCGTGGAGAGCATGGTCGACGCGCTTCCTCTCTGCCCTTCCTGCTCCGGTGAGCACACCTACGAAATGAGCACGCTCTACGTCTGCCCGCTGTGCGGATTCGAATGGGCCGCGTCCACGCCGTCAGACAACGAGACTGCTCCGCAAGGCCTCGTCGTGAAAGACGCGGTCGGCAACGTGCTCGCCGACGGAGACACAGTCGTGGTGACGTCCTCGATCAAGGTGAAAGGCTCTCCGCAGGGCATCAAGGCCGGAACGAAAATCCGCAACATCCGCCTCATCGACCCTGTGAACGGGCACGATGTCGACTGCAAGGTTGATGGATTCGGAGCCATGCTGCTGAAATCGAGCCTCGTGAAAAAGGCCTGACCAGGCCGCGAGGCGCGAGGCTCGATCCGCGAACCGGAGTACTGGTACAAGTGCTATCAGACCGATCCGGTCGATCCTTCGATCTCGACGCGCACCTCGATCCACCGCACCGCAGCGGTCCCGCCCGAGGAGCGCGCCTCTAAGCTGGCCGCATGCAAATCGAGGATGTCTTCACAGCTGTGGCCATCGGGTTCGAGGCGCTGGGCGCAGGCGCCATCGTGGTCGGACTTGCGATCGCGGTCGTGCTCGGCGTGCGCTCACTTCGGCGCGGCGAGAGCGGCCGGAAGGCATTCGCAGTGGTGCGCAACGCCCTGGGCTCAGCGATCCTGCTCGGACTGGAGATCCTCGTCGCCGCTGACCTCATCCGCACGATCACGTCGAAGCCATCCATCGAGAGCGCGCTGGTCCTCGGCCTGATCGTCCTGATCCGGACCGTCCTGTCGATCTCCATCCAGATCGAGATCGAAGGCGTCGTGCCATGGCGACGTGCGCTGCTGCGCAGCGGCGGGAGCATGCTCGCCGACGCCATCGATCGCGACAGGCAGGCTTCGGACCAGCACCCTGAAGACTCTCCGAAATGAGGCCGACCGCATCGTCTGACGAGAGAGCTGCGCCTGTCGTCGAGTAGGCGGAGAGTCAGGGTCACCGCAGCGCTGATGGGAAGATGGTGACATGACCCCGTCGAGGAAGCCCGCCGTTCTGCGCGGCTTCGCGGCGGCGTCGCTGGCGACATTCGCCGCACTGGCGGGTCACGTGACGGGTGGCGGGCAGATGCCCGGCCCGTTGGGCATCGTGGTGCCCTGGATCTTCTCGTTCATGGTGTGCGTGCTGCTCGCGGGGCGGAAGCTCTCCGTCCTCCGCTTGAGCATCTCCGTCGCAATCAGCCAACTCCTGTTTCACGTCCTGTTCGTTCTCGGCATGATCGAGCCCTCCGGAATCGCAGTCGGTCACGTGCACGGCGCTCCCATCGTTCTGTCCGGCGGTGCCGGCATGACGGAGGCCGTTGTCGCGGACGGCACGATGTGGTTCGGTCACCTGCTGGCCGCGATCGCCACTGTTGCCATCGCGCATCGCGGGGAGCGGATGCTGTTCGCTCTTCGTGAGCTCGCCGTCCAGGCCGTTCTCTGGGTGCGCCGTCGCGTGGATGCTGTGCTGGGCTCGCCCGAGCTCCTCGACGTGCGCGATCTCGGCCTGGCGCTGGACCGCACTCGCCCTCTCGAGTCGCGGATACTGGCGACTCTTCGGGGTCGCGCCCCACCTGCGGCTCACGCGATCTGATCCGCACCGGTTCTCATCTGACACCGGTGTGTTCCCGCCCGGGCGCAGTGCGCACCCAGGGCTTCTGAACAACCGTTGGCGTCGCCTGTCGGCGCCCGACGAGAGGCTTTCTCATGTCCTTATTGCGCCGAATCGGTGCCGGACTGGCGGTCGTCCTGATCGCCGTGCTGGCGACTGCGGTACCGGCATCCGCCCACGACCAATTGGCCTCCAGTACGCCGGCAGAAGGCGAAGCGTTGGAGACCGCTCCAGACGAGGTCGTGATGACGTTCACGGGCGATCTCATCGTCCTCGATGCGTCGATGACGGGAGCGGTGGTCATGGTCGTCGATGCGTCAGGACGCGACTGGGTCTCGGGAGAGATCGTCGTCGATGGACGCACGGTGACCGCGCAGCTCGAAGCCGGCATGCCGGTCGCGGGCTATCAGGTGCGGTGGCAGGTCGTCTCTGAGGACGGGCATCCCATCTCGGGGGCGATCCCGTTCACGATCGGCGACGCTGCTCCGCTGGTCACGGCCGGGAACAGCGACAGCGCGACGAACAGTGACGCCGCCACAACAGATCAGATCGCAGACGAATCGAGCAGCGTCGTTCGGATGCTGCTCGTCGGGGCAGGCGGCGCAGCGATCGCTGCAGCCAGCTTCGCCCTCTACCGATTCCTCCGTCGCCGGAAGGCGACAGCCGCCCCGCCGGACTCCGGCGATGACGCGGCAGAACATATGTGAAAGGCACTACACGATGAACACTTCCCAGACCCTCTCTCGCGCTGCGGCACTGCTGGCCGTCTCGCTGCTCGCTCTGACCGGTTGCGCCACAACGGCTGCGCCGGCATCCGAGGATTCGAAACCCGCAGGTGATGTCGTGACGATCGAGGACGCGTGGGTGAAGTCCGCCCCTGACGGCATGTCCGCCGCCTTCGGGATGCTCGAGAACACCGGTGACACGGATGTGACGGTCGTCTCCGTCGAATCCGACTCCTCGTCGATGATCGAGCTGCACGAGACGGTCGAGAACGAGGCCGGAGAGATGGTGATGCGACAGATCGAGGGGGGATTCGTCATTCCTGCTGGGGGTGAGCTGGCCCTCGAGCCGGGTGCGAACCACATCATGTTGATGGGCCTCGCACACCCGCTCGTCGCGGGCGACGAGGCCACCTTCACCCTGACGTTCTCTGACGACTCGACCTACGAATTCACCGCTCCGGTGAAGGACTACTCGGGTGCCAACGAGAGCTACGAGGAGAGCGACGACCACGAAGGCATGGATCACTGATGCCGGCGCCCGCTGAGGGCGCGCCCACCGGTCCCGGTCGGTCGACCCGGCGGCAGTTCCTCCTCGGAGGGGCTGTCGCCGGGATCGGCGCGGCCGCGGCGATCGGTGTGGACTTCGCGCTCAACCGTCCAGACACGAACGAGGGCACAGCACCCTCGGCACCCATGAACGGTGATGAGAAGGTCCCCTTCTTCGGACCCCACCAGGCTGGTGTCGACACGGCCGCTCAGGCTCACGGGGTCTTCGTCGGGTTGGATCTGCACGAGGGCGTCGACGCGGCGTCTCTCGTCCGTCTGATGCGGATCCTCACCGACGATGCGGCACGGCTCACCCAGGGGACACCGGCATTGGCCGACTCGGAACCCGAACTCGCACTGTCGCCCGCTCGTCTGACGGTCACCTTCGGGTTCGGCCCCGGGTTCGTCGCCCGAGCTGCCGTTCCGGGGCCGGGCTGGCTCGCGCCTCTTCCTGCGTTCGGCATCGACCGGCTGCAGCCGGAGTTCTCCGATGGCGATCTGCTGCTGCAGGTGAACGGCGATGACCCCCTTACGGTGGCGCACGCGATGCGCATGCTCCTGAAGGACGCGCGCGGATTCGCGACGATCCGTTGGACCCAGCACGGATTCCGGCGTGCGTACGGCACCGAGCGACCCGGGACGACGATGCGCAACCTCTTCGGCCAGGTCGACGGCACGACCAACCCGCAACCAGGAACGAAGGACTTCGACCGGGTCGTCTGGGCTGAGGATGGCTGGCTCGCCGGCGGCACCGGAGTGGTGATCCGACGCATTCGGATGGACCTGGACAAGTGGGACCGCCTCGACCGGAGCGGACGCGACGCGTCCGTCGGAAGGAGCATCGCGAATGGGGCACCGCTGACGGGGACGGGTGAGTTCGACGAACCGGACTTCGAAGCGAAGACCGCCATCGGGTTCCCGGTGATCCCGCAATTCGCCCACATCCGCCGAGCGCGCGGTGACGACGGAGAGCGCATCTTCCGCCGCGGCTACAACTACGACGAGCGTCCCCTCGGAGCAGAGGTCTCCGAATCAGGGCTCATCTTCGTCTCGTACCAGGCCGACATCGAACGCCAGTTCATCCCGATGCAGCGACGACTCGATGAGCTCGACCTGCTCAACGAGTGGACCGTGCCCATCGGCTCCGCCGTCTTCGCGATCCCACCCGGATGCGCCGAAGACGGCTTCATCGGTGACTCCCTCCTCACCTGAAAGGGCCACCATGACATGCACGACAAACCGAAGCGTCCCCACACTCATCCGCAGCCGCGAGGAGTCGCGCGTTCTGCGCTCTGGCCTGGCCTCGGGCCTATGGTGACGGAAGGAGAGATAGGCACCACCCGCCGTTGGAAGGACAGGCATGGAGGTCAAGCGATACACACTGCTCGCGGCGGTGGCTCTAGCAGTGGGTCTGCTCACGGGGTGCGCCGCCGTGGATCCGCGCGGGATAGCCGAAGAACGACTGAGTGACAGCGTGGCGACGTCCGTTGCAGCCATGGCAGAAGTTGTCGCGACCGCATCCGACGACGCGGCCCTCGTCGCGACGGACTACACAACCGTCGCCAGTAGCCAACTCCTGTCGGGTCTCACGGAGCAGCCCGAAGGCGGGGCGACAGACACTCTGTACTGCTTGGACCGCGTCGACGGCGAGATCACGGCGTGCGTTTTCTACCCCATGGATGTCGACATACCCTCCGGACTCGACGGTTTCTACGCGAGTGTCTACGGATGCGCCGAACTGTCAGGCATCCCGGGTAGTCGCGATATCACGGTGAAGGACTCGGAGTGCCCGCAGGAGCTGGTCGACTGGTTCTCCGAACGGTCCTCCGTCGAGGTTCCTGACGCAGTATCCATCGCGGCCTTCGTCGACTGACCTCGCACCGTCGTCTACGCCGGCCGCGCCATCCCGGGCCCCTGGGGGCATCCCGCGCCGAAAGGATCCGATAACCCGGTCAAACACTCGACACAGAGATTTCATCCGCAAACCGATTGTCTTACCCCAAGCGAGTTGACAAACTGGGGGCTTGCGCCGATTCCGTCGGGATTCTCCCGGCCGGGTGGCAGGCGCCGATACCTGAAATGGGGATCCATGGGCCTCTTCGATCGCATGAAGGACAAAGCCACGGGCGGGCAGGACTGGGCCGCACAGGCTGCAGCGGCGCAGGAACTCGCCAATCAGCATCTGCGCGACGCCGGCTACACCGACGGTTCTCCCGTCACCATGGCGAACGCCGGAAGCGTCGGCGCCGACATGTACGCCGACCGCGAGGTGCTCACTGCCTACGGCAATGAACTGAACCGGATCATCGCCATCGGACACAGCGGCACCTCGGTCATCCGCTCAGCCGTCGACACCGGTGAACGCATCTCGGGCAACCCGTGGTTCCAGCTCGAGGTGGAAGTGACCCTCGCCGGTGGCGCGCCGTACATCGTGTCGAAGCGCGAGATGGTGGCACCGATGTTCATCGCCAACTACGCGGTGGGAAGCACGCACGACGTCAAGGTCGATCCGGCTGACGCCCAGAACATCGCCTTCACGAGCTGAGCATGGGCATCTTCGGCGACATCGGTCGCTTGATGAAGGCCGGTGCGAAGCAGACCATGAACACCGACTATGCGGCGAACCTCAAGCACTCGGCCGACCTCGCCGAGCAGTACACGGCCTACGACCCGAACGCCCCGCACGGCACGCACGGAGCCGCCACGGCCAACCCCTTCGCGAACATGGCCGCGTTCGAGACCATGCTGCGAGGCTCCGGCACCGTGGTGAGCCTTGCGCCCACCGGCGCAGTTGTCGAGAGCACGCCGATCTATGCCGTGGAGCTCGATCTCAAGCTCGAGGGCCAGGACGCCTACCGCACCAGCTACCAGACGCTGATCGCCGACGGCGCTCTGTCGAACTGGCAGCCGGGGTCGGTTCTGCCGTTTCGCGTTTCACCCACGGACCCGCACTCGCTCATGCTCGGCTGATCCTCTCCATCGCAAAGAGCAGGTCACCCTCGCCGAGAACGGACGAGGGTGACCAGGCTCGACTGCATCGGACGTCGCCGAGTCAAGGGATCACGATGACCTTGCCCGGAATCCGCCCCTGCGCCGCCTCGGCGTGGAGCTCCCGCAGCTCGGTCAGCGGAATCCGACGCGTGACCTCCACGCGCAGATCGCCGCTGTCGACGAGCGACACCAGCTCGGCGAGCTTCTCGGCGTCGCTGCGCACGTAGACCACGACCGAGCGCACGTTG from Microbacterium sp. LWO13-1.2 includes the following:
- a CDS encoding metalloregulator ArsR/SmtB family transcription factor gives rise to the protein MYEVKANLFKGLSHPVRVRVLEVLSSQPETSVADLLADTGLEASHLSQHLSVLRKHHLVSAERRGSLVFYRVAHPQVVDLLGAARALLTEVLYSTQQQLVSAASLPDISRPGTA
- a CDS encoding zinc ribbon domain-containing protein YjdM, which encodes MVDALPLCPSCSGEHTYEMSTLYVCPLCGFEWAASTPSDNETAPQGLVVKDAVGNVLADGDTVVVTSSIKVKGSPQGIKAGTKIRNIRLIDPVNGHDVDCKVDGFGAMLLKSSLVKKA
- a CDS encoding DUF1622 domain-containing protein, giving the protein MQIEDVFTAVAIGFEALGAGAIVVGLAIAVVLGVRSLRRGESGRKAFAVVRNALGSAILLGLEILVAADLIRTITSKPSIESALVLGLIVLIRTVLSISIQIEIEGVVPWRRALLRSGGSMLADAIDRDRQASDQHPEDSPK
- a CDS encoding copper chaperone PCu(A)C, yielding MNTSQTLSRAAALLAVSLLALTGCATTAAPASEDSKPAGDVVTIEDAWVKSAPDGMSAAFGMLENTGDTDVTVVSVESDSSSMIELHETVENEAGEMVMRQIEGGFVIPAGGELALEPGANHIMLMGLAHPLVAGDEATFTLTFSDDSTYEFTAPVKDYSGANESYEESDDHEGMDH
- a CDS encoding Dyp-type peroxidase, which encodes MPAPAEGAPTGPGRSTRRQFLLGGAVAGIGAAAAIGVDFALNRPDTNEGTAPSAPMNGDEKVPFFGPHQAGVDTAAQAHGVFVGLDLHEGVDAASLVRLMRILTDDAARLTQGTPALADSEPELALSPARLTVTFGFGPGFVARAAVPGPGWLAPLPAFGIDRLQPEFSDGDLLLQVNGDDPLTVAHAMRMLLKDARGFATIRWTQHGFRRAYGTERPGTTMRNLFGQVDGTTNPQPGTKDFDRVVWAEDGWLAGGTGVVIRRIRMDLDKWDRLDRSGRDASVGRSIANGAPLTGTGEFDEPDFEAKTAIGFPVIPQFAHIRRARGDDGERIFRRGYNYDERPLGAEVSESGLIFVSYQADIERQFIPMQRRLDELDLLNEWTVPIGSAVFAIPPGCAEDGFIGDSLLT
- a CDS encoding aminotransferase class I/II-fold pyridoxal phosphate-dependent enzyme, translating into MIDDGTRTAQHPFDSRTRFHLDRPESRKWSLHPGRIGAWVAEMDFGVAAEIAAAMHRAIDEENLGYLSPPVAAELGVATSDWMRDEYGWAVDPERVHPVSDVMAVLRVAVEEYAPAGSPVIVPTPAYMPFLSYLPAIGHPVIEVPGVEVDGRWQHDLQRIDDAFAAGARTLVLCNPHNPTGTVASRAELEAIAEIVERHGGRVFADEIHAPLRFDGRPFIPYASVSDATAAHTVTGTSASKAWNIPGLKTAQLITSNDADQELYRGFGFSVQHGAATLGVVASTAAYRLGKPWLDGVLAYLDGSRSLLGSLVSEHLPGAVYRAPEATYIGWIDTKALGIDGPPAEFFREQAGVVLTEGRLLGRGYEDYVRVVFATPRPILDEAVAAMGAVLGRG
- a CDS encoding copper resistance CopC family protein: MSLLRRIGAGLAVVLIAVLATAVPASAHDQLASSTPAEGEALETAPDEVVMTFTGDLIVLDASMTGAVVMVVDASGRDWVSGEIVVDGRTVTAQLEAGMPVAGYQVRWQVVSEDGHPISGAIPFTIGDAAPLVTAGNSDSATNSDAATTDQIADESSSVVRMLLVGAGGAAIAAASFALYRFLRRRKATAAPPDSGDDAAEHM
- a CDS encoding SulP family inorganic anion transporter, which gives rise to MTRGLVGLLPRWADYREVPRSWRRDLLAGVTVGVVALPLALAFGVSSGAGAASGLVTAIIAGVIAAVFGGSNVQVSGPTGAMVVVLGPVIATHGITVLPLVCVMAGAIVLLAGMLRLGNGVTFIPWPVIEGFTLGIAIIIFLQQIPAALGVVAGHSSSAAIAAIEAAGTVDLGPMWWSLAVAAGVAAIMVLAPKLHRALPGSIIAIIVVTVLVVVFRVPVPTIGELPTSLPAPILPIGDPATVLALVGPAFTIAALAAIESLLSARVAASISDTGPYDADRELVGQGLASLGSGLFGGMPATGAIARTAVNIRSGGRTRLAAIVHSLILLIVVYVASTVVSIIPLAALSGVLMVTAIRMISLTTVRTILRSTRSDAAVFVITAVITVSVDLIYAVGIGILAAAFFTLRRLANSAGVHREELPPPAEPGDERIAVFRLDGALFFGAAERIVTGIGAIQNVSVVILRLSGLQVLDATGAQVLTELVHTLERRGITVLIKGIPPEHLQLATRIGVIASLRHHNHLYTDLAPAIAHARSHIHRAIGTDSKPA